A DNA window from Aestuariispira ectoiniformans contains the following coding sequences:
- a CDS encoding COX15/CtaA family protein produces the protein MTGYIPDTNARKVGIWLALCALMVFMMMQIGAITRLTESGLSMAEWRPLIGWIPPMTDAEWARIFDLYQGTSQYSLANSGMSVEEFKTIFWWEYIHRVWGRTIGLVFALPFFWFLLRRQIPSGLGRHLAALLGLGAVQGVIGWWMVKSGFVDRTDVSQYRLAVHLGMAFFILGYLVWVSVFLLKPVEEARAAVSRGFRRLGAMVHAIIFFTVLSGALVAGLNAGFAYNDWPFMNGNFIPENYFWLKPWWLNFFETIQAVQFNHRTFAYATAAVVASLWLWSRKKDLAPRARLSINALATMLVIQLSLGISTLMLVVPTPLAVAHQAGAALTFVISLWVMIELRGHRKSVFRD, from the coding sequence ATGACAGGATACATACCCGATACAAATGCCCGCAAAGTCGGGATCTGGCTGGCGCTTTGTGCGCTGATGGTGTTCATGATGATGCAGATCGGGGCAATCACGCGATTGACCGAATCCGGGTTGTCGATGGCCGAATGGCGTCCGCTGATCGGGTGGATACCGCCAATGACTGATGCGGAATGGGCGCGGATTTTCGACCTCTATCAGGGGACCAGCCAATATTCGCTTGCGAATTCGGGTATGTCCGTTGAGGAATTCAAGACCATATTCTGGTGGGAATATATCCACCGTGTCTGGGGGCGGACGATCGGTCTGGTTTTTGCGCTGCCCTTCTTCTGGTTCCTGCTTCGCCGCCAGATACCCAGTGGACTTGGGCGGCATCTGGCGGCCCTGCTCGGCCTTGGGGCTGTGCAGGGTGTTATCGGCTGGTGGATGGTCAAAAGCGGCTTTGTCGACCGCACGGATGTCAGCCAGTATCGGCTGGCGGTGCATCTGGGCATGGCGTTCTTCATTCTGGGCTATCTGGTTTGGGTCTCGGTTTTCCTGCTGAAACCGGTGGAGGAAGCGCGCGCCGCCGTGTCCCGCGGTTTCAGGCGGCTTGGCGCGATGGTGCATGCGATTATCTTCTTCACGGTTCTCAGCGGGGCTCTGGTAGCCGGGCTGAACGCAGGTTTCGCCTATAACGACTGGCCCTTCATGAACGGTAATTTTATCCCGGAAAACTATTTCTGGCTGAAGCCGTGGTGGCTGAACTTCTTCGAGACCATCCAGGCTGTCCAGTTCAACCACAGGACCTTTGCCTATGCCACGGCGGCTGTTGTGGCATCGCTGTGGCTTTGGTCGCGCAAGAAGGATCTTGCGCCGCGCGCACGCCTGTCAATCAATGCGCTGGCAACCATGCTGGTGATCCAGCTATCGCTTGGCATTTCCACCCTCATGCTGGTGGTGCCAACGCCGCTGGCGGTGGCCCATCAGGCGGGGGCCGCGCTGACCTTTGTCATCTCTTTGTGGGTGATGATCGAGTTGCGCGGCCATCGCAAGTCCGTCTTCCGGGACTGA